The genomic DNA GGGTGGGTTGTCGATTGTACGTCCCATGTTTGTGTTCTGTTGtagatgaaatgaaatgaataaatTTCAGACTCGTAAAAGAAGACTCTGTATGagttgttttcttttcattaaaAGATTGTGCAATTTCTTCAAAAGAAAGTACGCACACTTCACCATCAAAGGGATGATCTTGGACGGGGAGTTAAATTAgttatttcattaattgaaAACGATTGGCCCAATAAATTAACCAAGTCAAAtgttggattttctttttcctactGCCAAGATGGTGTTCTGTGGATGTACAATTCAGGGCTTGAGCAAATGACAGAAACCATAAtcaactaataaaaaatactaCCATCATCAACCTCCATGTCTTTCCAGCTGTCTTTCAACATAATAAACTTATCATAGCaatcagaagaagaagaagagatttTTATGTTCTACGGGGCAAGAATACGCACGGACATCTCTGACAATGATAGAAACTTTCAAAAGGAAGAAGGGATTAAGAAGGGGATCTGGGCAGTGAACCACTCCACTCCATGCATAGGCGCCTTAATCAGCTCCAGAGATAGCTCCACTATTACTGTTACGCACGGACAACACAAGAATATTATCGTCGACAACAATCTGCAGCTCCAGAGAGCTATGTGAGTTTACGATCTTTACAGTCGAGGGTACCGGTAAGATCTTCTCCTCCTGATACGCAGCAACAGAGGATCTTATCCTGCAATGACAGCACCGTATCGGCCTTCGCGATCCATTTGCATCTAAACCATTATTTCGATGAGGACGGGGTTGCATCTACGATCCATCAGTGAGAGTCTATATAGCCACGAGACTTCTCGAACTTTTCTTGGATGGTTTGATACGGAAAATGTTGTCACAATTGTGGATAAATAACCACTGCGTTTTACAGGATCGTCAGCTGAACCGACGTGATGAAATCGCAATTAGAAAAATTGTGATTAAGAGAGGGTCATTGAAACCTCCTTTCATTCTTGATGAGGCTGGTCCAGGAGATGCAGAAGTCTCGGCATTTATTCTGCCTGCAAAGTGACTAACAGATAGAAGCTGCCATCAGCCATGGGAGAGGGAGAGTCTGCTCTCCTACGACATGGATGGATaagatttcctttttttttttttttctttttccccaaATTGTCGGCAAAGAAGGAAATATACAAATGGAAAAGTAATCTCGTGATTGTATCGAGAATTCTAACGGATGAGGTCATGACACGTGTCAGATCACGTGATGTGGCCTAGAAAGGGGGGGAAATGTCGGCCGTGCCGACCTCCGCTGGTCTCCTAAACTAAATCCCACATCTGAAAATTGAGTTAATGACCAAAATAGACCTCCtttcaaaagagaaaattatctATATGGTCCTTTAACAATTGTATTGTCATTAATTCGATCCTTTAAAGATTTTTACCATTACTATGGTCCTTTGAAGATCATATTATCATCAATTAATCCTCAAAAGATTTTTACCATCAATATGATCTTTCAAATATCATTACGTCCATTactttataaataaataaataacccAAACCAAGAAATCTTATTGGTTGTGCAGGTGAGTTTCAAAGCcaaacttatatataatatatattatgcaaTTAAAATGATTTAGAATTGAtgatcataataataatatttattttagttGTTATAGAGTTTATTACTCTTTTTCATGGATTGTATCCATGGTAAAATTTATGTTGTCATATTAATGATAAGataatatttatgtataacTTATTACAGGaagtttaataaattttaaattacaataattaaattgaaatcGGTACGACTCAAGCTCGGTTACCAATTAATGGAGAAGCAACGAGTGTCACGATgttgtcattttattttattttttatcaattctcaaaagaaaataaatccaatctttgtctttctttcttttttctttctttttaatttttattcccACCTTTTCTATTAAACTAATAACAAAAATGGGCTTAAGGTCCAAAATGGAAATTAGTTTGAGAAGAGGTACAAAATGGTAAATAGATTTGGGAAGAGGTCCATTTAGGTCATTAAATCCTGAAAATTTCACGAAGTAAAACAATTTTTCAAACACCagcccaaaaagaaaaaggtaaagaaaaaggaaacaatgcaaaaaagaaaaagaaaaattcgaCCCAGGGACCTTTCGCGGTAACGTGTTATAATCACTGTGAAATTCTTTTCTATTAAGTAACAATTTCGACAAATATCAAGCATCTTGCGAAAGTCTTGAGAATCTTATCTATTCCTCATCAATGATTTCCAAGTAGAACAAAAGATATTCCTCATTTAACGGACTACAACACGCGATACGATAAGATATACAAGTTGGTAATTTGTCATAGTTCTATTGATTATATCTTAAAATGTGGCCTTAAAATTGTTCGTTAATTACCGGTCGAGGTTTAGAGGAAAAGTTTagtggcattttttttttatggaaaccAATTCCCACTCAGATATTCAATTCTCATGTTTGtgtataaagaaaataaaattaaatattggaTGGTGATATGATATTGCTAAAATATCTCACCATCCGCCGCGTACACGTCATATGGTTCCAAAATCGGAGAGTTGATAAAAATGCttgcctttttttcctttattttaatttttgactTATTTGCCTATAAATAATGACCTCCGACCCTGCCCATTTCATCTTCACACATCAATCGGAAATCTCGTCAGGTCAGGTCAGATCAGATCAGTTGCCCGATTTCTTCACCGGAGAGCCAAGCCAGAAGCGCCGAGCAAGGAACGATGTCCGGAATCATCCACAAGATCGAGGAGACCCTCGGCATGGGCGGCCacaagaaggaggaggagcacAAGGGGGAGCAACACGGCGAGCACAAGCCAGAGCACCACGGTGAGCACAAGCCCGAGCACCATGGCGAGCACAAGGGTGAACACCACAGCGGAGAGCACAAAGAAGGCCTCGTCGACCAGATGAAGGACAAGATCCACCACGGCGACGGagaggggaagaagaagaaggagaagaagaagaagaaggagcaCGGACATGGCCACGACGGccacagcagcagcagcgaCAGCGATAGCGACTAGAATTCTCGGTCCGATCGGTCCATCTGTCTTCAGGTAACCCTTGATCTCTTTTCGGCTCGATCGGATCGCTTCCCGGTTTCGATCTGGACTAACTCAGTCACTTGCACGCGAATTTGTAGTTACACGACCTCAAAATCaaatcgtttggttcatcgctCAGGACATGATTCTGATGGGATGATCGTTTCGATTCCGCAGGTTCCGATCGCAGTATACCGAGAAGCCGCCGTGTTGTTACTGCTTGCTAATGCTATGTCTTTGATGTCTTTTCCTTGTTTTCTATGTTTTGCTTGTCGTTGGACGATGCTATCTTGTAATCTATGCGTGAGATTGTAATAAGATCTTCGTCTTTGTACGGACTCGAATGATTTTTTGCCTTTATCCTTTGCATCCTCTCGCTTTGAATGGGAATGGATCTTTGGGCCTCAAACAGCGGATGTGGGCCCACCTCGAAGCCGATGTTCCATCTGGGTCCAAACGTAGGCCACAATCCTCGCTTGTTGGGAATAGGCTGTTTAGTGGGCCCATTTTTAATTGTGCGGGTCCATACGGGCCCAATCAAAGCCCACTATCGTACTTTCCTGGGCGTGGGTCTAGGATTGATCCGGCTCATCCTTCTGTGAAATATCGACGCATTAGCAAATAGTCATGTGGATAACAAAACATACTataaattaaacttttttgagaaaatatatgaattaaaaatatatcaaaggATTAGCTCAAGCAGttcgatatttgtttttttttttatataaggTTTCGGATTCGAATTTtgcgaataaaaaaaaaatcacatcagAGAGtatttgagagttttatcctttaGTGGGTTAATCAGATTCAATTGTATTAGTCAGGGCTTGATTAGACTTATGAATATAAGGATTCATAGCGAAATGACATGcaacaaataatttatttcgaAAAATCATTCCTCTTTTTCGTCATTGAAAGAATGAAGAAGGAATGAGGTCAATTTCCAACTGTCGTACCTTAGGAATTTTGCGCTGGCTCCAAACAATATCAATCACATCATCATGCGAACCATGCCT from Punica granatum isolate Tunisia-2019 chromosome 2, ASM765513v2, whole genome shotgun sequence includes the following:
- the LOC116197548 gene encoding protein SRC1: MSGIIHKIEETLGMGGHKKEEEHKGEQHGEHKPEHHGEHKPEHHGEHKGEHHSGEHKEGLVDQMKDKIHHGDGEGKKKKEKKKKKEHGHGHDGHSSSSDSDSD